CTCGGAGAGATGCTCCCAGATCGACATGACCTTGCCGCCGTCAATAAGCTCCTCGTCGGCGGTGGTGAGTTGATTGGCTGGCGGCAATTGGGGATCAGTCATGCTAATGCGCCTCTAACCAGTTATGTCCGACTCCAACAGAAACACTCAGCGGAACGCTCAGGCTCATGGCGCTCTCCATGCAGTCCCTGATCAGCGGCACCACTTGCTCTACCTCGGTAGCCGGACTTTCAAACACAAGTTCATCGTGGACCTGTAATAGCATCTTGGTCTGAAGTTGCGCGGCAGTCAAACGTTCGTCGATGGCAATCATGGCGATCTTGATAAGATCGGCAGCACTCCCTTGGATCCGCGTGTTAACGGCGATATTTTCTGCAGCGACCACGGCCCTTTGATTCGAGTCCCCTAGACCAATCACGGGTCGTTGACGACCTGTGACGGTTCGCGTCATCCCGGTCGCACGTGCCTCGGCGATCGTCGCCTCAATGAAGCGATTGATGCCGGGGTACGAAGCAAAATAGCGGTCAATAAAGGCTGATGCCTCGGCCACTGAAGTGCCAGTCTCGGCCGCTAGGCGCCGTGCCCCCATGCCGTAAAGGATACCAAAGTTAATGGCCTTAGCTCTGGCCCGCTGCCCATCACTCACATCTTCAGGATTGACGTTAAATACGCGGGCTGCAGTGGAACGATGAATATCGGCGCCACTGACAAAAGCCTGAGCTAACGCCTCTTCCTCCGCCAAATGAGCGAGCAGACGCAGCTCAATTTGTGAGTAGTCGGCTGATATGATGCGACATTCAGCGCTACTTGCTGTGAATGCTTTCCGTACCTCGCGACCGAGTGCTGTCCGGATCGGAATATTCTGCAGGTTCGGTGCCGAGGAACTTAGGCGACCCGTAGCCGTGCCGGTTTGGTGGAAAGAGGTGTGCAGACGGCCGCTCGTCGGTTCGACCAGCTCAGGTAGAGCTATGACGTAGGTGCTCTGCAGTTTGCTGATACTCCGATATTCCATCAGAGCCTTGGGGAGTGGATGTTCCGCCAGACGGGTCAGCACAGACTCGTCGGTAGAGAAGCCGTTTTTGGTTTTCTTGAGGTTTTTGATGCCAAGTTGCTCGTGGATTTTTAGCTTTGTAAATAAAATATCAGCGAGCTGCTTGGGCGAGTTTAAATTGAAGTCCTCGCCAGCCAATGCATGTACCTGATCGACGAGACGGTCACTCATGGCGCCGAGTTCGAGCTGTAGTCTTTGCAGTTCGCGGCGGTCGATGTAGACACCATTGTGCTCCAT
This window of the Deltaproteobacteria bacterium genome carries:
- the polA gene encoding DNA polymerase I; this translates as VAAKFGCTPEQVIDCLALIGDSSDNVPGVPGIGEKGAGKLIAEYGSLERILENIPLINNKKMREALLNGRDLGLLSRQLVTIRTDIELPVTLTDATSNHLDAVTRPELRDLYAELEFTGLMKKLDALKPSASDTNLASSPASLPSASAHEVPPPQLPVQEVQAERPRHAAPKVDSYQTANTPASIATVIEALSAAELYSFDTETTGLNIRTDRPIGISFAVKADAAYYIPLTDQQLDGISAKAVIDLLRPVLSRDDQLKVGHNVKFDLQMLRNIGIHARGPFVDTMICDWLLDAGSRQHGLDACCLRHLNYEKIKTSSLIGAKGQVPMLAVDLAEVTRYACEDADLTLQLYRVLMPKIEAAGLSQVLRAIDMPLVPVLAIMEHNGVYIDRRELQRLQLELGAMSDRLVDQVHALAGEDFNLNSPKQLADILFTKLKIHEQLGIKNLKKTKNGFSTDESVLTRLAEHPLPKALMEYRSISKLQSTYVIALPELVEPTSGRLHTSFHQTGTATGRLSSSAPNLQNIPIRTALGREVRKAFTASSAECRIISADYSQIELRLLAHLAEEEALAQAFVSGADIHRSTAARVFNVNPEDVSDGQRARAKAINFGILYGMGARRLAAETGTSVAEASAFIDRYFASYPGINRFIEATIAEARATGMTRTVTGRQRPVIGLGDSNQRAVVAAENIAVNTRIQGSAADLIKIAMIAIDERLTAAQLQTKMLLQVHDELVFESPATEVEQVVPLIRDCMESAMSLSVPLSVSVGVGHNWLEAH